The Polaribacter sp. Q13 sequence AGAAAGGGAAGATAAGTTTACTAAAAAATTAAGTTCTTTTCTTTTCTACAAAACACTAAATTATTTCACCGGATCTCAATTATCTCATTCAGTAGGCAATTTCGGACTCTATAAAAAGAATGTAATTCATTCGGTTCTTGGTTTAGGTGATTATATTAAGTTTTTACCAGCGGCTATAAATTGGGTTGGTTATAAATCTGAAGTAGTTGAGGTTAGGCATAGTAAAAGAAAAGAAGGCGTTTCTAGTTATAATTTATACAGCTTGTTAAGTTTAGCCTTTAATAATATTGTTTCTTTTTCTAATAAACCATTAAAAATAGTTATAAAATTTGGGTTTGTTTTAGTCGGTATTTCTTTATTGATGATTTTTTATAATCTTTATTTAAAAATTAGTGGTAAAATAACTGTTGATGGATATTCTTCGATTGTTGTTTCTATGTGGTTTTTATTTGGTTGTATGATATCTATAATTGGTGTTGTTGGGGTTTATTTAGGAAAGGTATTTGATCAAGTAAAAAATAGACCAATCTATATTGTTCAAGAAAAAATAAATATGGAATGATCAAGTTAAATTGGGATTCAGACTTTTTTAAACATGAGGTTTTTAGAATTGATTTTAAAGAAAATAGTGATTTTCAACTTTTAAAAGGGTTGACTTATGTGTTTTCTGAAAATCCGGTAATGGGTTTTTCTGATTCCTTGCAGGATATAAAAATAACTTTTACAAAAGATTTATCTAGTGATGAGTTTATTGATAAAGAAACTTTAAAGGATATTGTAAAATATGATTTTGACTATGTAGATGAAAATTTACTAGATTTAGCACTGCAAAGCGGATCTTATTCTAGGTTTAAGAAAGATGCTAATATTCCTAATTCTAAATTTGAAAAGTTATATGATTTATGGGTGCGAAATTCTGTAAATAAAAAAATAGCAGATGAAATTTTTGTTGTTTTTATTGATGAGACTATTTCAGGTTTTGTAACAGTTAAAAAGAATAAACATATCTGTAAAATAGGGTTAATTGCAGTAAGCCAAAATTTTAGAGGTTTAGGATTAGGAAAAAAATTAATGCAAAGAGTTGATCATTGGGCTTTGGAGAATAAATGTAATTTAGTTGAGGTTGAAACTCAACTAGATAATGAGATTGCAAATAAATTTTATAAATCTTTGGGCTTTTTAGAAAATAAAAGAGAATACATATATCATATATGGAAGTAAAGAAAAACATCCCTTTCAACAAACCTTACCTAACGGGTAATGAAACAAAATATATAGAACAAGCAGTTGCTTCTGGTAAAATTTCAGGAAATGGAATTTTTACACAAAAATGCCAACAATTTTTTGAAGAACGCTATGGTATCAAAAAAACGTTATTGACCACTTCTTGTACAGATGCTTTAGAAATGTGTGCTATTTTGTTGAATATAAAAGAAGGAGATGAGGTTATTATGCCTTCCTATACATTTGTGTCTACAGCCAATGCTTTTGTATTAAGAGGTGCAAAAATTGTGTTCGCAGATTCTAGGTCAGATCAACCAAATATAAATGAAAATAGTTTAGAAGCTTTAATTACACCAAAAACCAAAGCAATTGTAGTGGTGCATTATGCAGGCGTTGCTTGTGATATGGATACCATTATGGCATTAGCTAAAAAATATGGTATTTATGTTGTTGAAGATGCTGCTCAAGCAATTGAATCTTATTATAAAGGAAAAGCATTAGGAAGTATTGGTCATTTGTCGGCATTTTCTTTTCACGAAACAAAAAATGTAATCAGTGGAGAGGGAGGTTTGTTAGGTATTAATGATATACAATTTATAGAAAGAGCAGAAATTATATGGGAAAAAGGAACTAATCGTTCTGCTTTTTTTAGAGGAGAAATAGATAAGTATGGTTGGGTAGATGTAGGGTCTTCTTTTTTACCTTCAGAAATTATAGCTGCATTTTTATGGGCACAATTAGAAAACTTAGAAGACATTCAGAAAAGAAGAAAAGAAATTTGGAATAAATATTTTGAGTTTTTTAATGAGAATGTTAAAGTTTCGTTGCCTTTAGTTCCTGAATATGCAACCAATAATGCACACATGTTTTATGTGCTTTTAGAATCTTTAAAGAAAAGGAACGAATTTATAACCAGTTATAAAAAAAGAGGAATTAATCCTGTTTTTCATTATGTTAGTTTGCATTCTAGCCCTTATTTTAAAGATAAGCACGATGGTAGAAAGCTAGTTAACTGCGATAGATATGCAGATACGTTGGTTAGAATGCCTTTGTTTTATGAATTAGATCAATCTGAAGTTTTTTATGAATAAGAAAAATATTTTATATTTATTTACAAGTTTTAGTATTTTAACTACAGGAGCTTATGCAATCCTAAGGTTGTTTTCAGTTTTTATTTATCCAGGACCTAGAAGGGATGAAGTTTTTTTTATTAAAGCGTTTAATGTTTTTATAGACTCCGGCTTTTCTGAAGCTAATATTTTAGGGAATTCTACTTTCTTTAATTGTATTTCTTTTTTGTTTTATAAACTAGGGCTAGAAAGAATAATGGCAATGAGAATGACTAGTTTGTTCTTTGGTGTATTAAGTGTTTTTTTGCTCTGGTGGTTTGTTAAACAAAATTATAATTATTTGCCTAAATTATATAGAAATGCAATTATAATTACTTCAGTTAATGCAATGGTGTTATTGTCGTTTATTTTTAAAGGTATTAATGATAGTATGCTAACCTTTTTTACATTGTTATTTTTTATATTTTTTTTTAAAATTAAAAAAGATAATAAAAGTATAATTTTATATGCCTCTTTAGGAGGTGTTTTTGCGTTAATGCTATCAACAAGATTGGTAAGTATTTTAATTTTTCCAACATTCATTCTTGTTTTGGCTATTTATTTTTATAAACTGAAGTTGAATTTTAAAAGTTTAATTTTTAAAACCGGATTAATTTTGATCAGTTTTACAGCTGTGTTAATGCTTTTTAATTTTCCATCTATAAAAGAAAAAGGAAAACTTTCATTTATGGAAAAAAAGATAGAACATAAAAACGTATCATGGCCTCAGGTGCAATATTTAACGGCAATTTGGTTAGAACAAGGAAAACTAACGTATGGAAACCATTGTAGTCCAGAAGACGTTATAGATTATGTCTCCAAAAATGGAAGTAACTCATTACCTAACTCAGTGTCTGAAACGATAATGTTTAATATACCAAGAAGTATTAAAACTTCAACTAGAGAAGCTATTTATTTGATAAAACCTTATACAAGAATACTTGGGCTTGTTTTTGTTTTTGGAATGTTATTATTTATCAGAGGTGTTTTTAAGAAAGAAATTACTTTAAGGAAAATTATTAATAATGAAATTGCAATTTTTTTTATTAATTATAATTTAATTATTGTTTTAATTATTTG is a genomic window containing:
- a CDS encoding glycosyltransferase family 2 protein — its product is MIEFSVVVPLYKCSETLKELCSRLQGVFNKLEKNYEIILVNDGSPGNDWEVASSLSKENKNIKSINLSRNFGQHPAIFCGLENAKGQWVIVMDGDLQDVPEEIEKLYTKALEGFDIILAARTEREDKFTKKLSSFLFYKTLNYFTGSQLSHSVGNFGLYKKNVIHSVLGLGDYIKFLPAAINWVGYKSEVVEVRHSKRKEGVSSYNLYSLLSLAFNNIVSFSNKPLKIVIKFGFVLVGISLLMIFYNLYLKISGKITVDGYSSIVVSMWFLFGCMISIIGVVGVYLGKVFDQVKNRPIYIVQEKINME
- a CDS encoding GNAT family N-acetyltransferase — translated: MIKLNWDSDFFKHEVFRIDFKENSDFQLLKGLTYVFSENPVMGFSDSLQDIKITFTKDLSSDEFIDKETLKDIVKYDFDYVDENLLDLALQSGSYSRFKKDANIPNSKFEKLYDLWVRNSVNKKIADEIFVVFIDETISGFVTVKKNKHICKIGLIAVSQNFRGLGLGKKLMQRVDHWALENKCNLVEVETQLDNEIANKFYKSLGFLENKREYIYHIWK
- the rffA gene encoding dTDP-4-amino-4,6-dideoxygalactose transaminase, coding for MEVKKNIPFNKPYLTGNETKYIEQAVASGKISGNGIFTQKCQQFFEERYGIKKTLLTTSCTDALEMCAILLNIKEGDEVIMPSYTFVSTANAFVLRGAKIVFADSRSDQPNINENSLEALITPKTKAIVVVHYAGVACDMDTIMALAKKYGIYVVEDAAQAIESYYKGKALGSIGHLSAFSFHETKNVISGEGGLLGINDIQFIERAEIIWEKGTNRSAFFRGEIDKYGWVDVGSSFLPSEIIAAFLWAQLENLEDIQKRRKEIWNKYFEFFNENVKVSLPLVPEYATNNAHMFYVLLESLKKRNEFITSYKKRGINPVFHYVSLHSSPYFKDKHDGRKLVNCDRYADTLVRMPLFYELDQSEVFYE